A window of Micromonospora eburnea genomic DNA:
GAGCAGGGAATCCATGGTCGATCTCCCACGGGTTGACTCGCTTGTCATAGCGAGCCTACACGTAGGTTGTCTACCTATCGAAATCGCCGGAACCCCGCCGGGTCATGGATCGGTCAGTTCAGGAAGAGGGAGATCGGCAGGGCCACCAGGGTGGCCGCGACGGTCAGCGCGGTGGCGCCGAGCAGCCGGGGCGTGCGGTCCGGCACCAGCAGCCGCTGCACCCGTACGTCGAGGTCGCGGTCGCCGAGGCCGAGCGCGCCGGCCGGCGTGATCCGGTGCCCGGCGGCGGCGAACCGGCGCAGCGCCCCGGCCAGCGGCGCCTCGGCGTGCAGCTCGCGCGCCTTGTCGTCGGCCCGCATCTCGACCAGTAGGGCCACCCGCTCGTGTGCGTGGCGCACCCAGCGGAACCAGGGCAACGCCCGGCAGAGCGCGGTGAACGGCAGGAGCACCAGGTCGTGCCGCTCCTCGGCGTGCGCCCGCTCGTGGGTGAGCACCGCCGCCAGCTCGGCGCGGTCCAGCAGACTGAGCGTGCCGGCGCTGACCACCACCCGGGGCCGCACCCCCGGCAGGCAGTACGCCGCCGCGCTCGGGTGGTCGAGCACCAGCGCGCCGGGCACGGTCGGGTCCTGGCGGGCAACCAGGCTGAGCAGCTCCCGGTGCCGGCGCTGGGCGCGGAGGGTGCCGTGGATGCTGCGTACCGTCGTGGTGAGCAGCACCGCGCCGATGCCGAAGCCGACCCCGACCAGGCCGAGGTGGACCACCCCTACGCCGGCCGGCAGGCTGCCGTGGGCCAGGTCGCCGGCGAGGGCGAGCAGCGCGCTCCCGGTCGGTTGTTCGTACGCGGCCAGGCCGAGCGCCATCGGCAGGCCCATCGCGGAGAGGCCGAGCGCCAGCCCGATCGCCTGCCAGCAGACGATCGCCACGCGTGGGGCCTGCCAGGTCCACCTCGAAACGGCGAGGACCTGCGCGGTCAGCCAGCAGGCCAGAATGCTCGCGGCGAAGTGCAACGCGTACGCCACGGCCGTCGCCCTACCGCTCCGTCGCCTCGTCGGCCAGTGTCGGCCGACCGGCCCGCGGGTCCTCGACCCGGTCCGTCAGTGCGGTCTCGTGCCCGGCGGTGAGGCCGGCCTCGGCGCTCAGCGCCGCGCGCAGCACCTCCGCCTCGGTGCCGGTCACCGAGCGGGCGAAGCGCACCAGCGCGGCGTCCCGGCTGCCGCCGAGATCGAGGGCATCGAGCATGAGCTGGGCGATGTGTGCCTCGCGGCTGGCCGCGGGCCGGTAGCGCCAGGCCCGCCCCTCCCGCTGGCGTTGGACCATGCCCTTGCCGGCGAGCCGGTCCAGCACGGTCATGACCGTGGTGTACGCCAGCTCGCGCCCGTCCAGGGCGTCGGCCACCTCGCGCACGGTGACGCCGCCCGACGCGCCCGGGTCCATGTCCCACAGCACGTCCATCACCGCACGCTCAAGATCGCCCAGCCGAGTCACCCCCCAATCCTACCCCTCGTAGTAGAACCGCCGTCCGGTAGGTGCGGAAGGCCCTCTTTCACGGAAAGAGTGGCCATCCGGCGCGCGGAGGCCACTCTCTCCGTGAGGTTGGGCAGATCTTGTGCGACCCGCGCGGCTACACGCCCTTGGGGTGCCAGACGGTCTTCGTCTCCAGGAAGGCGGTCATTCGGGTGGTGCCCGGGTCGGCGGACCAGTCCTGGTCGGCCGGGGCCGGCCGGAGCACCCGCTTGAGGTTCTCCGCCGCCTTGACCTCCAGCTCCGCCGCCAGCTCGGCGTCGGCCACCCCGGTCAGATCGATCGCGTTGACGTCCATGTGCCCGGCCAGCGTCGGCACCGTCTCGCTGATCCGGCCGGTGAGGATGTTGACCACACCGCCCGGCAGGTCGGAGGTGGCCAGCACCTCGGCCAGGGTCACCGCCGCGAGCGGCGCCGACGGGGAGGCGGCGACCACCACCGTGTTGCCGGTGACGATGGCCGGAGCGATCACGCTGACCAGACCGAGCAGCGCCGGGGCCTCGGGGGCCACCACGGCCACCACCCCGGTCGGCTCGGGCGCCGACAGGTTGAAGTACGGCCCGGCCACCGGGTTCGCGCCGCCGTACACCTGGGGGAGCTTGTCCGACCAGCCGGCGTACCAGACCCAGCGGTCGATCGCCGCGTCCACCTCGACGGCCGGCACGCCGAGCGCGACGAACTGCTCGCGGCGGCCCTCCAGCATCTCGGCGACCCGGTAGAGGATCTGACCCCGGTTGTACGCGGTCGCCCCGGCCCAGCCCTTCACGGCGGCCCGGGCGGCGACGACCGCGTCCCGCGCGTCCTTGCGGGACGCCAGTGCGACGTTGGAGTCCTGCACGATGTACGACCGTCCCGACTCGCTGCGCGGGAACTTCCCGCCGATGAAGAGCTTGTACGTCTTGCGTACCGCGACCCGCTCAGACATTGAGGTACGCCTCCAGCCCGTGCCGGCCGCCCTCGCGACCGTAGCCCGACTCCTTGTAGCCGCCGAACGGCGAGGTGGGGTCGAACTTGTTGAACGTGTTGGCCCAGACCACGCCGGCGCGGAGCCGGTCGGCCATCCACAGGATCCGGGAGCCCTTGTCGGTCCAGATCCCTGCCGACAGCCCGTACGGCGTGTTGTTCGCCTTCTCCACCGCCTCGGCCGGGGTGCGGAAGGTGAGCACGGACAGCACCGGGCCGAAGATCTCCTCGCGGGCGATCCGGTGGGCCTGGGTGACCCCGGTGAAGATCGTCGGGGCGAACCAGAAGCCGCGCTCGGGCAGCTCGCAGGCGGGCGACCAGCGCTCGGCGCCCTCGGCGGCGCCGGCCTCGGAGAGCTCCCGGATCCGGGCGAGCTGGGCGGCCGAGTTGATCGCGCCGATGTCGGTGTTCTTGTCCAGCGGGTCGCCGACCCGCAGCTGCGCCATCCGGCGCTTCAGCGACTCCAGCACCCGGTCGGCGACGGACTCCTGCACCAGCAGTCGCGAGCCGGCGCAGCAGACGTGCCCCTGGTTGAAGAAGATGCCGTTGACGATGCCCTCGACGGCCTGGTCGACCGGGGCGTCGTCGAAGACGATGTTGGCGGCCTTGCCGCCCAGCTCCAGGGTGAGCTTCTTGCGGGTGCCGGCGACCGCGCGGGCGATGGCCTTGCCGACCTCGGTCGAGCCGGTGAACGCGACCTTGTCCACGCCCGGGTGCTCGACCAGCGCCCGGCCGGTCTCCCCGGCGCCGGTGACGATGTTGACCACGCCGGCCGGCAGGTCGGCCTGCTGGCAGATCTCGGCGAAGAGCAGCGCGGTCAGCGGGGTGGTCTCGGCCGGCTTCAACACCACCGTGTTGCCGGCGGCGAGCGCGGGGGCGATCTTCCAGGCCAGCATGAGCAGCGGGAAGTTCCACGGGATGACCTGCGCGGCCACGCCGAGCGGCTGCGGATTCGCCCCGAAGCCGGCGTGCTCCAGCTTGTCGGCCCAACCGGCGTAGTAGAAGAAGTGCGCGGCGACCAGCGGGACGTCGACGTCCCGGGATTCCTTGATCGGCTTGCCGTTGTCCAGCGACTCCAGCACGGCCAGCTCGCGGGAGCGCTCCTGGATGATCCGGGCGATCCGGAACAGGTACTTGGCCCGGTCACGGCCCGGCATCGGACCCCAGACCTTCTCGTGCGCCGCCCTCGCGGCGCGGACCGCGCGGTCCACGTCCTCGTTGCCGGCCTCGGCGATCTCGGCGAGGACCTCCTCGGAGGCCGGGTTGATCGACTTGAAGCTGCCGCCGTCGACCGGGTCGACGAACTTCCCGTCGACGAAGAGCCCGTACGAGGGCTTGATGTCCACCACCGAACGCGACTCGGGGGCGGGGGCGTATTCGAACATCGCGCTCAGTCCAGGGTGAAGTAGTCGGGACCGGAGTAGACGCCGGTCTTCAGCTTGGTCCGCTGCATGAGCAGGTCGTTGAGCAGGCTGGACGCGCCGAACCGGAACCAGTCCGGGTCCAGCCAGTCCGCGCCGACGGTCTCGTTGACCATGACCAGGTATTTGATCGCGTCCTTGGTGGTCCGGATGCCGCCGGCCGGCTTCACGCCGACCTGCCGCCCGGTGGCGGCGCGGAAGTCGCGGACCGCCTCCAGCATCACCAGGGTCACCGGCGGGGTGGCCGCGACCGGGACCTTGCCGGTGGAGGTCTTGATGAAGTCGGCGCCGGCCAGCATGGCCAGCCAGGATGCCCGCCGCACGTTGTCGTACGTGGTCAGCTCGCCGGTCTCCAGGATCACCTTGAGGTGGGCGTCCCCGCACGCCTCCTTGGTGGCGACGATCTCGTCGTACACCGCCTGGTAGCGGCCGGCCAGGAAGTCGCCCCGGCTGATCACCATGTCGATCTCGTCGGCCCCGGCCGCGACGGCTGCCCGGGTGTCGGCGAGCTTGACCTCCAGCGGTGCCTGGCCCGACGGGAAGGCGGTCGCCACGCTGGCCAGGTGCACGGCGCTGCCGCGCAGCACCTCGGCCACGTACGGGACCATGGCGGGATAGACGCAGACCGCGCCGACGTGCGGGCAGGACGGGTCGGCCGGGTCGGGGCGCAGCGCCTTGGTGGCCAGCGCCCGCACCTTGCCGGGGGTGTCGGCCCCTTCGAGGGTGGTCAGGTCGACCATCCGGATCGCCAGGTCGATCGCCTGGGCCTTCGCGGTGGTCTTGATGGATCGGGTGCCGAGTTGCGCCGCCCGCTGCTCCGCGCCCACCTGGTCCACGCCGGGCAGGCCGTGGAGGAAGGTCCGCAGAGCGGTCTCGGATCGTCCCAGCTCGGAGAGGTCCGACCGGGCCGACGTCGCTGTCGCCGTCATGCCGTGAATAGTACGCATCTCGCGGTGCTGTGATCTTGGTCACGGAGGCCGGTCAGGGGTTCCGTACGTGAGCGAGGTCGCTGGTCAACCGGCGCGTGCGGTGCGCGGCGACGCGGCCGGGTAGGTTGAGCGTTCGTGGACGTACACCTCATTGACCACCCGCTCGCCCAGGCGCGGCTGACCGCCATGCGGGACGAACGGACCGACTCGCCGTCGTTCCGGGCCGCACTGCGCGAACTCACCACCATGCTGGTGTACGAGGCGGCGCGCTCGTTCCCCGTCGAGAAGTACTCGATCCAGACCCCGGTCACCGCGACCGAGGGCACCCGACTGGCGAACCCGCCGCTGCTCGTGCCGGTGCTGCGGGCCGGTCTCGGCATGGCCGACGCCGCGCTCGGGCTGCTGCCCGAGTCGTCCATGGGCTTCGTCGGCCTGGCCCGCGACGAGGAGACGTTCGAGCCGCGCGCGTACATGGAGTCGCTGCCCCGGGACCTGAGCGGCCTGCCGGTGCTGGTGCTCGACCCGATGCTGGCCACCGGCGGCTCACTGGAGCACTGCTGCCGGCTGCTCGCCGACCGTGGCTGCACCGACATCACGGTGCTGTGCGTCCTGGCCGCGCCGGTCGGCATCGAGCGGCTGGAGCGCTCCGGCCTCCCCCTGCGCCTGGTCACCGCCTCCATCGACGAGGGCCTCAACGACCGCAAGTTCATCGTCCCCGGCCTCGGCGACGCCGGCGACCGCCAGTTCGGCGGCATGCCCCGCTTCTAGTCCCCTCTTCCGATGGCCCGCCGCCCCGGCCAGCGCCGCGGCGGCGGGCCATCGTCGTCGCGCCCGTCGCGCGCCCGTCGGTAACGATCTGCCCCGCCGGTGACACATACCTGCTGTCCATGTCAGGAACTCCGGTCGGGAGAGCGATCAGATGAAACCCGTGGGTGAGCGGGACGAGGACTGGTTCACCAGCCTCTACGCCACGCACTACCCGGACATCGTCAGATACGGACTGCGGCGGCTTCCGAATGCCGACGCGGCCACCGAACTCGCCCAGGACGTTTTCATCGTCGCCTGGCGGCGGCGGAGCGAGGTCCCCGAGCGCCCTCTTCCGTGGCTCTACGCCGTCGCACGGCACACCGTGGCGAACCGCTGGCGGCACGGGCGCACCGTTCCCACCCTGCTCCCGCTCGCCGAGGCCGATCAGGTGCCGGCGGGGTTCGTCGAGCCCGACGCCATGGCACCCGTGCTCGACCTGCACCGGGCGCTGCGTGAGCTACCCGAAGCCGACCAGGAGATTCTCCGGCTGGTCGGCTGGGAGGACCTCAGCGTCGCGGACGCAGCCGTCGCCATGGGCTGCACCCGCTCCGCCGCTGCGGTACGGCTCTTCCGGGCCCGGCGTCGACTGCGTTCCGCCCTGGCCACACCCGTGCCGCTCAACAACCCCCGATCGGTGTCAGTCCATGTCTGAAAGGAGCACCATGCGCACCCAGCAGCAGGTTCGGAACCTCCTGGGCCCGGCCGATCCGGCGCGTGGCGTGGCCCTGCCGCCGTCATCGCTCTCCGCACACGACGTGATCATGCGGGCGGAGACCAGCGCGCCTCCCGCGCCGGTGCCGGCTCGCCGACGTACGAGCCGCCGCACGGTCCTGGTCGGCGCGGCCGTCGCGGCGGCCGCGGTCGCGTCCGCCGGCGTGGTGCCGCTTCTCCAGGACGGCAGCGCACCCACCGAGCCGACGCGGCCGGTCGACGGGATCGTGCTGCAACCGGTGGGCTACGAGATCGCCTCCGACGCAGAACCGGCCGGGCCGCACCTGCGGGCGCTTGCCGGGCGCATCACCGACGCGTCCTACGACCGGGAAGGCGGTCGCTACGCCTACCACCGGGTCAAGTCCTGGGGCGGCTCGATGCAGCAGTCGCAGGAGGGTTACCTGGTCAGTTACGTGGAGGAACGCCGGAGCTGGGCCACGCCCGACGGCCGCCGGTGGACGGACCGCACGGAGCTGGGCATGGAGTTCCCCGACGCGGCGTCCCGGGACTACTGGACGAGGCAGCTGCCCGCGCCCGCCGTCAGCCAGGCGGCCGCAGGGCCCGTCGAGGAACCACGGGATCAAGCTGACAGGCGCCTGCCTGCCGACCGTGCGGCACTCGCCCGTCTGCTCCGGACCGACCTTCCGGCTCTCGACATGGCCGATGCCGTGTACAACACGTACGTCCGGCACCTGGTGCCGCGGCGGACCCGTGCCGACATCCTGACCATCCTGGCCGACAAGCCCGGTTTCGTGTGGCGTGGCCGGGTCGTCGACCGGGCCGGCCGCCCGGGCCTGGCCGTCACCGCCGACCTCACCCTGGCCGCGGACCGGCCCGAGGACACGCAGCGCTACCAGATGTTGCTGATTTTCGATCCGGGTACCGGTGAACTGCTCGCCCAGGAGTACCTGGAGCAGGCCCCTAAGCAGCGCGTGCTCCACTACGGGCTGCTGCTCCAGGCCAGCCATACCGACACGCTCGGCTGACCGGTACGGGGTCCGGCTGGCGTGGGCGGGGCAGGCGTCCCGCCCACGCCAGCGGTGCCCGCACGCCATCAACGGAGGTTCGCGCGCGGAGCACCGGGGGCGGCGGGTCGGATCAGAGGCCGAGGGTGGTGGCGATCTCGGTGCGGAGGGCCGCCACGGCGTCCGTCGCGCGGGCACGGGCCGCCGGCACGTCGCCGTCCGCGACCGGCTCCACCACCTCCAGGTACGCCTTCAGCTTCGGCTCGGTGCCGGAGGGGCGGATCACCACCCGGGCCGCGTCGGTACGCAGGATCACCACGTCCGCGTCCGGCAACAGGTCGGACGCCTCGGTCACCGGGTGCCCGAGCAGCGAGGCCGGGACGGCCGTCCGGAGTCGCGTCATCATCTGCGTGATCTTCCGCAGGTCGTCCACCCGTACCGAGAGCTGGTCGGTGTGGTGCACGCCGAACTCGGCGGCCAGCTCGTCCAGCCGGTCGGTGAGCGTACGGCCCTCGGCCTTCAGGCCGGCCGCCAGTTCGGCCACGGTCAGCGCGGCGGTGATGCCGTCCTTGTCGCGTACGTGCTCCGGCGCGACGCAGTAGCCGAGCGCCTCCTCGTACCCGAAGACCAGCGGCTGGCTCCCGCCGCCGGCCCGGACGATCCACTTGAACCCGGTCAGCGTCTCGTCGTATGGCAGGCCACGGGCCGCGCACATCGCCCGGAGCAGGGACGACGACACGATGGTGGTGGCGTACAGGCCGGTGACCCCGCGGCGCATCAGGTGGTCGGCGAGCAGTGCGCCGACCTCGTCCCCGCGCAGCATCCGCCACGTTCCCGCGCCGTCCGGGACGGCCACCGCGCAGCGGTCCGCGTCCGGGTCGTTGGCGATGGCGAGGTCCGCGCCCGTCGAGCCGGCCAGCGCGACCAGCTTGTCCACCGCGCCCGGCTCCTCCGGGTTGGGGAAGTTCACCGTCGGGAAGGCCGGGTCCGGTTCGGCCTGATCGGGCACCACGCCGGGGGTCGGGAACCCGGCCCGGGAGAAGGCGGCGGTCAGCACCGCGGCACCCACCCCGTGCAGTGGCGTGTACGCCACCTTCAGGTCGCGCGGTCCGGCCGGGTCGACCACCGCGACGGCCCGCTCCACGTACGCGGCGACCAGATCGTCGCCGAGCACCTCGCCGGCCGGGCCGAGCGGCACCTTCGCCAGCGGGCCGACCGCCCGGATGGCCGCCTCGATGCCGGCGTCGGCCGGCGGCACGATCTGCGCGCCCGCGCCGAGTTCCCCGCCGAGCTGCGCGCCCAGGTAGACCTTGTAGCCGTTGTCCCGCGGCGGGTTGTGGCTGGCGGTGACCATGACCCCGGCCACCGCGCCGAGGTGCCGCACCGCGTACGCCAGCACCGGGGTGGGCAGCGGGCGGGGCAACACCAGGGCCGGGCGACCCGCGCCGGTGGCGACCTGTGCGGTGCGCTCCGCGAAGGCCCGCGACCCGTACCGGGCGTCGTACCCGATGACCAGCGGACCGGTGCCGCCCTGTTCGGCGAGCCAGGCGACCAGCCCGGCGGCGGCCTGGGTGACCACCGCGAGGTTCATTCCGTTCGGGCCGGCGCGCAGCGGGCCGCGCAGCCCGGCGGTGCCGAAGGTCAGTGGTCCGGCGAACCGGTCGGCCAGCTCCGGTGCGCTGCCCGGCAGCTCGTCCAGGACCGCGCGCAGCTCGTCCCGGCTGGCCGGGTCGGGGTCGTCGTCGAGCCACCGGAGGGCCTGCGCGCGAAGTTCGTCAAGGTCAGTGGTATCCGCCGCCATTGCCCCTTGATAGCACGGCGCCGGATCACCACCGTCCGTCGGCCTCGGCTCAGTTGCTCCCGGAGAACTGGAACGACCGGACCATCGCGTCGAAGATCGGCTTGCTCTCGGCGAAGTCGGCGTCGTTCGAGGTCAGGTAGAACGAGTAGACCTTGCCGCCCTGCACCACCCCGCGCCACACGCCGTGCCGCATCGAGTCGCCCTCACCGCAGGTGTACTCGAACTCCGCCGCCGGCTTGCCGGCCAGCTCCTGCTCGGTCACCGACACCTCGGTGTACGGCTCCGAACAGGTCTTGCTGTCGGGGGCCTTCTTCTTGAGATTCCGGGAGGCGGACTTGGCCCAGCTCATCGAGTCGCCCTTCCACGTCTCGGCGAGCACCCGCACCTTCCGGCCCTCCTGCTGCGGGTCGACGAAGTCGACGTAGACGCCGCCGGAGTCCTTCCGCTCCCAGCCCTTCGGCACCTGGACGGTGACGCCCTTGATGGACTGCTCCTGCATCTCCACCGGCGGGGCCTCGGCGCCGGCGGTGGGCAGCGAGTTCACGATCGGCGGTTGGGGCTCGTCGCCGCCGCTGTTGAGCGCGATCACGGTGATCAGCAGCAGTACGGCGACGCCGCCGGCCACCCCGAGCTGCACCTTGCGCGGCCAGCCCTTGACGGTGTCGACGAGCTGGTTGCCGAGGCTGCGGGCCTTGCCGAGCGCGCCCCCGTCGGCGGGTGCCGGCGCCGGGGCGGTGGGCCACGGCTGGCCGGTGCCGGGCACCGACCACTGGGCGCCTGCGTAGACCGGCTGGGTGGCGTCGGCCCCGTGGCCGTAGACCGGCTGGGTGGCGTCGGCCCCGCGGCCGTAGACCGGCTGGGTGGCGTCCGGGTGGGCGCCGCCCGGCTGGATCGCGGCGGCCCCGTGGCCGTAGACCGGCTGGGTGGCGTCGGGGTGGGCGCCACCGAGGCGCTGCGTGGCGTCCGGGTGGCCGGCCGCCAGCCGCTGGGTGGCGTCGGGCGAGATCCGCTGGGTGGCCTCCGGGGCGGCGGTGGGTGCGGGCATCGCGCCGGTGGGCGTGTCCAGCGGGCTGGCCAGGGCGTCGGCGCTGGTCTCGTCGAGCGCCGCGGCGGCCGGGACGGCCGGCGGCTCGGGACGCTCGCCCCGGCGCAGGGCGGCGAGCCGGTCGGTCAGCGACTCGCCGGGGGCGATCATCGCCCGGCCGCCGATCTGGCCGGTCGGCTTCGGCTCGGGCGTGATGATCGCGGGCGGCGTGGCCGGCCGCTGCACCGGCACCACCGCGTACGGGTCGGTGACCGAGTTGACCGCGGTGGCGTTGCTGGTCAGCGGGCCGGCGAGCAGCTCGCGCAGCATGGCCCGAGCGGTGTGCACGTCCATCCGCCGGGCCGGGTCCTTCTCCAGCAGGCCCATCAGCACGCGGGTCAGCGCGCCGCTGCGCTGCGGCGGGGCCGGCGGGTCCTCGACCACCGCGTGCATGGTCTCGATCGGGTCACCCTTGTCGAACGGGGGACGCCCCTCGACGGCGGTGTAGAGCGTCACGCCGAGGGAGAAGAGGTCGCTCGGCGGGCCGAAATCCTGGCCCATCGCCCGCTCGGGCGAGATGAAGTGCGGCGACCCGAGGACCATGCCGGGCGTGGTGAGCTGCACGTCGGTGGGCATCCGGGCGACGCCGAAGTCGGTCAGCACGCAGCGGCCGTCGGTGCAGATGAGCACGTTGGCCGGCTTGACGTCGCGGTGCAGTACGCCGATCGCGTGCGCCACCTCCAGCGCGCCGAGCAGGGCGATGCCGATCTTGGCGACCGCGCGGGGCGCGACCGGCCCGTCCTCGATCACCATGTCGGCGAGGCTGCGCGCGTCCAGCAGCTCCATCACGATCCACGGCCGGCCACCCTCGGTGACCACGTCGTACACCTGGACCACGGCGGGGTGCTGGATCGCGGCGGCGGCGCGGGCCTCACGGAGGGTGCGCTCGTACATCGCGTCACGGTCGCTGGGGGCCAGCCCCGGCGGGAGGACGACCTCCTTCACCGCCACGTCGCGGCGCAGCAGGGTGTCGGTGGCACGCCATACCGTCCCCATGCCGCCGTTGCCCACCGGAGAGCGCAGTGAGTAGCGACCGCCGATGGTCGTGCCGGGTGCCGCGCGTCCAGTGGGGGGACTGACTGGTCCGCCGCTCCACGTCGGGATCTGAGTCACAGAAAAGCCACCGGGGGATATCGAGGGGCTGGGACACAACCCCCCTATCTTGCTGGTTCCGACGCCGGATGCGAAACCCGACGCGGCGGACGTTTACCTACTCGACGGTACGCGGTCAGCTGCTCACCCCCTGCCGAGGCGCGCCGGACCCCTGGTGTGCCCTATCCCTCAGCCATCGACGGCCCGCCGCGTCCTACCATCCGGGCATGAGCGAACGGCGGTCGAGCGAGTCCGGTTTCCCGATCAAGGGCGTCTACACGGCGGACGACCTCCCCGAAGGGTTGCCGGAGCGGCTGGGCGTCCCGGGCGGATACCCGTACACCCGCGGGGTCTACCCGACGATGTACACCTCCCGCCCGTGGACCATGCGGCAGTACGCCGGCTTCGGCACCGCCACCGAGTCCAACGCGCGCTACCACCAACTCCTGCGCG
This region includes:
- a CDS encoding M56 family metallopeptidase — protein: MAYALHFAASILACWLTAQVLAVSRWTWQAPRVAIVCWQAIGLALGLSAMGLPMALGLAAYEQPTGSALLALAGDLAHGSLPAGVGVVHLGLVGVGFGIGAVLLTTTVRSIHGTLRAQRRHRELLSLVARQDPTVPGALVLDHPSAAAYCLPGVRPRVVVSAGTLSLLDRAELAAVLTHERAHAEERHDLVLLPFTALCRALPWFRWVRHAHERVALLVEMRADDKARELHAEAPLAGALRRFAAAGHRITPAGALGLGDRDLDVRVQRLLVPDRTPRLLGATALTVAATLVALPISLFLN
- a CDS encoding BlaI/MecI/CopY family transcriptional regulator encodes the protein MTRLGDLERAVMDVLWDMDPGASGGVTVREVADALDGRELAYTTVMTVLDRLAGKGMVQRQREGRAWRYRPAASREAHIAQLMLDALDLGGSRDAALVRFARSVTGTEAEVLRAALSAEAGLTAGHETALTDRVEDPRAGRPTLADEATER
- a CDS encoding aldehyde dehydrogenase family protein, which encodes MSERVAVRKTYKLFIGGKFPRSESGRSYIVQDSNVALASRKDARDAVVAARAAVKGWAGATAYNRGQILYRVAEMLEGRREQFVALGVPAVEVDAAIDRWVWYAGWSDKLPQVYGGANPVAGPYFNLSAPEPTGVVAVVAPEAPALLGLVSVIAPAIVTGNTVVVAASPSAPLAAVTLAEVLATSDLPGGVVNILTGRISETVPTLAGHMDVNAIDLTGVADAELAAELEVKAAENLKRVLRPAPADQDWSADPGTTRMTAFLETKTVWHPKGV
- a CDS encoding aldehyde dehydrogenase family protein; protein product: MFEYAPAPESRSVVDIKPSYGLFVDGKFVDPVDGGSFKSINPASEEVLAEIAEAGNEDVDRAVRAARAAHEKVWGPMPGRDRAKYLFRIARIIQERSRELAVLESLDNGKPIKESRDVDVPLVAAHFFYYAGWADKLEHAGFGANPQPLGVAAQVIPWNFPLLMLAWKIAPALAAGNTVVLKPAETTPLTALLFAEICQQADLPAGVVNIVTGAGETGRALVEHPGVDKVAFTGSTEVGKAIARAVAGTRKKLTLELGGKAANIVFDDAPVDQAVEGIVNGIFFNQGHVCCAGSRLLVQESVADRVLESLKRRMAQLRVGDPLDKNTDIGAINSAAQLARIRELSEAGAAEGAERWSPACELPERGFWFAPTIFTGVTQAHRIAREEIFGPVLSVLTFRTPAEAVEKANNTPYGLSAGIWTDKGSRILWMADRLRAGVVWANTFNKFDPTSPFGGYKESGYGREGGRHGLEAYLNV
- the deoC gene encoding deoxyribose-phosphate aldolase codes for the protein MTATATSARSDLSELGRSETALRTFLHGLPGVDQVGAEQRAAQLGTRSIKTTAKAQAIDLAIRMVDLTTLEGADTPGKVRALATKALRPDPADPSCPHVGAVCVYPAMVPYVAEVLRGSAVHLASVATAFPSGQAPLEVKLADTRAAVAAGADEIDMVISRGDFLAGRYQAVYDEIVATKEACGDAHLKVILETGELTTYDNVRRASWLAMLAGADFIKTSTGKVPVAATPPVTLVMLEAVRDFRAATGRQVGVKPAGGIRTTKDAIKYLVMVNETVGADWLDPDWFRFGASSLLNDLLMQRTKLKTGVYSGPDYFTLD
- the upp gene encoding uracil phosphoribosyltransferase, coding for MDVHLIDHPLAQARLTAMRDERTDSPSFRAALRELTTMLVYEAARSFPVEKYSIQTPVTATEGTRLANPPLLVPVLRAGLGMADAALGLLPESSMGFVGLARDEETFEPRAYMESLPRDLSGLPVLVLDPMLATGGSLEHCCRLLADRGCTDITVLCVLAAPVGIERLERSGLPLRLVTASIDEGLNDRKFIVPGLGDAGDRQFGGMPRF
- a CDS encoding RNA polymerase sigma factor, with translation MKPVGERDEDWFTSLYATHYPDIVRYGLRRLPNADAATELAQDVFIVAWRRRSEVPERPLPWLYAVARHTVANRWRHGRTVPTLLPLAEADQVPAGFVEPDAMAPVLDLHRALRELPEADQEILRLVGWEDLSVADAAVAMGCTRSAAAVRLFRARRRLRSALATPVPLNNPRSVSVHV
- a CDS encoding CU044_5270 family protein; translation: MRTQQQVRNLLGPADPARGVALPPSSLSAHDVIMRAETSAPPAPVPARRRTSRRTVLVGAAVAAAAVASAGVVPLLQDGSAPTEPTRPVDGIVLQPVGYEIASDAEPAGPHLRALAGRITDASYDREGGRYAYHRVKSWGGSMQQSQEGYLVSYVEERRSWATPDGRRWTDRTELGMEFPDAASRDYWTRQLPAPAVSQAAAGPVEEPRDQADRRLPADRAALARLLRTDLPALDMADAVYNTYVRHLVPRRTRADILTILADKPGFVWRGRVVDRAGRPGLAVTADLTLAADRPEDTQRYQMLLIFDPGTGELLAQEYLEQAPKQRVLHYGLLLQASHTDTLG
- a CDS encoding phospho-sugar mutase → MAADTTDLDELRAQALRWLDDDPDPASRDELRAVLDELPGSAPELADRFAGPLTFGTAGLRGPLRAGPNGMNLAVVTQAAAGLVAWLAEQGGTGPLVIGYDARYGSRAFAERTAQVATGAGRPALVLPRPLPTPVLAYAVRHLGAVAGVMVTASHNPPRDNGYKVYLGAQLGGELGAGAQIVPPADAGIEAAIRAVGPLAKVPLGPAGEVLGDDLVAAYVERAVAVVDPAGPRDLKVAYTPLHGVGAAVLTAAFSRAGFPTPGVVPDQAEPDPAFPTVNFPNPEEPGAVDKLVALAGSTGADLAIANDPDADRCAVAVPDGAGTWRMLRGDEVGALLADHLMRRGVTGLYATTIVSSSLLRAMCAARGLPYDETLTGFKWIVRAGGGSQPLVFGYEEALGYCVAPEHVRDKDGITAALTVAELAAGLKAEGRTLTDRLDELAAEFGVHHTDQLSVRVDDLRKITQMMTRLRTAVPASLLGHPVTEASDLLPDADVVILRTDAARVVIRPSGTEPKLKAYLEVVEPVADGDVPAARARATDAVAALRTEIATTLGL
- a CDS encoding serine/threonine-protein kinase produces the protein MTQIPTWSGGPVSPPTGRAAPGTTIGGRYSLRSPVGNGGMGTVWRATDTLLRRDVAVKEVVLPPGLAPSDRDAMYERTLREARAAAAIQHPAVVQVYDVVTEGGRPWIVMELLDARSLADMVIEDGPVAPRAVAKIGIALLGALEVAHAIGVLHRDVKPANVLICTDGRCVLTDFGVARMPTDVQLTTPGMVLGSPHFISPERAMGQDFGPPSDLFSLGVTLYTAVEGRPPFDKGDPIETMHAVVEDPPAPPQRSGALTRVLMGLLEKDPARRMDVHTARAMLRELLAGPLTSNATAVNSVTDPYAVVPVQRPATPPAIITPEPKPTGQIGGRAMIAPGESLTDRLAALRRGERPEPPAVPAAAALDETSADALASPLDTPTGAMPAPTAAPEATQRISPDATQRLAAGHPDATQRLGGAHPDATQPVYGHGAAAIQPGGAHPDATQPVYGRGADATQPVYGHGADATQPVYAGAQWSVPGTGQPWPTAPAPAPADGGALGKARSLGNQLVDTVKGWPRKVQLGVAGGVAVLLLITVIALNSGGDEPQPPIVNSLPTAGAEAPPVEMQEQSIKGVTVQVPKGWERKDSGGVYVDFVDPQQEGRKVRVLAETWKGDSMSWAKSASRNLKKKAPDSKTCSEPYTEVSVTEQELAGKPAAEFEYTCGEGDSMRHGVWRGVVQGGKVYSFYLTSNDADFAESKPIFDAMVRSFQFSGSN